The nucleotide sequence TTTGTTGCCACCCATTCCACAGAGTCTCGGGCCCCCACAAAGTGGCAGACTCTGACGACACACTTGTTTCCGGCATGTTATAAGTGCGAGAATTGTCCACTTCAAGACAAAGAACTTATCCATGGCTTACCTACACCACAACATGGCACCGGCATTACTTGCGCAGTGTGGTCAACAATGGCCTTGCGCtgcccctttttcttgtGTTTACAAGTTGGGAAAGGCAACCACCGGCCTAACCACAATCAAATCCAAGACGTTACCAGAGATTATCTTCTGTTGCAAATACTCCAACATACGACGGCCCGTCTTTCCGTCCACCTACTCCTCCAGATGCATCAACCCACGAACTGCCTTCCCTTTCGAGCATCCAGTCGACACAGCCCCTAAATCGTCACCCACACCCAAAGGCTGCCCGCCATCACCCCATAATGGCTCAACCCGCGGCGGCTCTCAAACACGGCAACAAGTCAATCCCAACGCCATGGATCAGGCACCCCGTTCCCTTCTCCGGCCTTGCCTCGCTTACACGCACGAGGTATATTTTGCCGGTTGAACACTATGTTTTTGCATGCGCGGGCCGGATGTATCATGTCGCGTAGTTGGGGCAGCCCGTGGGAGCCAACTTGCCAAGGTCCGGTTTGGATACTACTCTATATTCTGTTATCTTCCGCTTCCCATGTGTTATCAAATAACCCTGAAGTTAAACCACACTAGGCAGCGGTCCCTAACCGgaacctacctacctagttGCACCCCCAGAGCCAAAACACACTTCAATGTGAGCCAGCTTAGCGGTGGTCGTAAATCAAACCATGTAGCCGCACTCCCGGCGTGGCGCCCTGGTGTAACTCGACTGATTACCTCCGAGCAGTAAGCCACCAACCTgactcccacccctcccccctcacaaaCAATATTACATCTCCGGCCGGGATTACCAAACCTACAACTCCCTATTCCCCCCGAAGTGAGCTGCCCAACTACCGACTGCAACACCAATcaaacctcccccaaaaaccTAATTGTTCCATTGTGCCCGGTGCCAAAGTGGCGTTAATACCGAAAAATCATGCCAGACGCTACAGTAAGCTCACAATTTGCTGCATTGTTTTCAGTGCAAGCCTTTCTCTGCCTTAGTTATTGTACATTGTCCATAGTCAAACCTAGCATAATGCCCGTTCATCACAAGGCAGGCAGGTCCAGAAAAGTGTTTCTGTTTCTTCCACAAAGAGGGGGGGTTTCCTGGCCAGAATCTGCTGTGCAACATGCCAAAAGGCGCCACTGTAACCACACAATTGTTGATCCGGGCCCCTGACTCCGGATCACCACACCATGTTCTCAACCTCACTTCTTTCTTCATACATTTCATTTCTTCGCAAAATTCTTGAAACCTTTTTCTCCCGAGTAAAAAACAGTGCCCTAGCTAATAATGATACTGgtaacaaaagaaaacaaagacTAAAAAATGGTAGTAGTAATCCAGCCtttccccccccaccaaagaTATTGACGGCTACATGACCCAGCATTCACCCTTCGCCCTTCCTGACCAAAGCAAAAATTACATACACTCTATTGCCAATGTGTGCTCTGTTCCATTGCTCTCCTATTTCTGCACCTCCCCCACTACAccttcaactcccccatAACCTCCTGATAATTCGACAAGATCagcctcgccctctcctcaCTCCTCACCTTGAAGCTCAAATGATACGGCAACGGCTCTAAAATAACATGGCTGTTTGTCGCCTGCGTGTCAATTGGCACTGGTACTCCCGTGCGCGGGCAAATCTTGGGACCAGATTTGAACGCCCAGAGATACGAAGCTCCAAAGACAAACATCTCGTCATCGACAATATTCTGCCCGAGGCAGGTGCGTCGACCCCAGCCAAAGCTGTGCATGGCCTGACCCTCGCGGAAGTTGGGGTACCTGGTAAGAGGTTCTTGATACGTGGGCCACCCGGGCTCGAGCCAGCGCTCGGGGCGGAAGTTGTCGCCGTCGGGGTACTTTTCGGGGACGCGGTTGAGGCTCCTGTGCCAGATTGTTAGCAATTTCATGTGAAGATGGATCCGCGAGAAAGATACATACCACTCGCAAGCGAGAATAATAGTCCCCTTCTTGATGGGAACCCCCCTAAAAACATCATCCCGCTCAGCCTGATGAGGAACACCAAGCGGAACCCCCGACCTCCACCTCACCGTCTCCTTCAAACACGCCCTCACAGTCGGTAAGTCAGGAAAGTCTTTCATAGTCGGCATCCTGTCCCCGCAGACCCggtcaatctcctcctgTGCCTTCCTCTGCCACTCCGGATGCAGCGCCATAGCCATTAAGAAAAACTTTAGCGGTCCACTAATCGTCACTACACCGACTAGGTTCACAAACCCAATCATGCAGCTTGCAAATatctcctgctcctcttcctgatcCAGACTCTCGTTCCCTTCCCTCTTCAATTGCTCAAAATACCGGTAGGCCCACGTGTCGTTAGGGAGCGTGCCCTTGAGCATCCTGTCCTTGGCCAGGCGGAAGTTATTAAGCCACCAGGCCCGCTGTTCCTTCTCGCGCTTGATCTCAAAATTGTACCATGGGTTCATGAACGAGGGCAGGTGCCAGAGCGGCGTgacggtgttggtgatgggacCGGAGACGCTCATGcagtggagggtggtgtcggCGCTATCACCGTTGGCCTTTCCCTGAGTAGCGTCATCCCAGGCGAGTCGGGACATGACACGGCCGCAGTACTCACGCGTGTAGTCGAGGAATCGGGCGGGGTcgatgaggagaaggccgaggtAGCGTTTCATTTCCTTTTCGCAGTGGCCGTAAAAGTGGTGCTTGTATGCTTCGGCCATAGCGGCGTGTGCCCACTTACGCTGCGTCTTCCATGTGTCTGAGGACGACAGATTAGTTCGCGGCATTCGATGGGAGCAGTGAGAGAGAAGTCTTACCATGACGGTCCATCAAAGCAGAGTATCCAACTCCTTccttgtggttgatgagagaTCGAATCTGAGGCCGACCGGAGTAGATGTGCCCTCTCTTAACCAACAGCTCCTCCGCAATCTTCTCGTCCGACACGATGATGAACGTCTGATCCACTGCCCTGGTCTGGAAAATAGGTCCATGTTCGTCGGCCCACTCCTTGAACTTCAACCACATGGAAAACCGGGGGAGGTCATGAATACGGCCTACAAAAGGATACTGCTTGGGACCGGGGAACTTGGCCACCGTGGTGAccgacttcttcttcttccatgaCAGGATCTGCTGGATGGCCGAGTAGACCAGACTGGGGATGGCGAGATAGAGCAAGATGAGCGTGAGGCCCTCCATCTTGGCTTGGCTGCCTCTCCAGATATCCACGGGAAGGAAGGTGAGAAGGTGTCTGTGGAATGGTTCGATGATTTGCAGAAACAAGGTGCAAGATCAACCAGGGGTCAAGGTCAACGATGAATGTGTCCTTTCCCTTTTGCTCTTTCGCTGACTCTTCAACGACCTCAGGGCTGAGAAGGGCGGGGGGTTGACAGGATCTGGGCGCTTTCCGCCTTTCTGAAAGGCAAGAGCCAAGAGCAACGGAAGCCAGGGCAGGTGGGATGGGCGGATGGAAGTTATATCTGTCTCATACCAATGCTCTTTCCCTTCCGGGATCCGAAGACAGGGCGGTCCGTTGCTGTGTGAGACATTGCCCTATTAAGTCAAGTCTGTCACCCGGAAACGTCGTACATCTCGCTTCCCAGGACCACAGCTGATATGGCGCCAGAGCTGCCAAACTATCGCAGGAAGCTCGGTGGCCCAACCGCTTCCGGCTGCGTGTTTGGATCAGACAGTGGAGAGAGTCCGTAGAGtgggcgatggcggcgggcATCTTGAACAGGCTGTTGGTGCGTATCCTGGTCTGTGGGATTCCGCGGGCTTCAGAGGTGAGCATGTGGCCGTAGCTCTGCCGCGCCGTAATTAGGTCTTATTCGGGGAGTATATTATCTCAAAGTGCCTAGGAGACAGATGTGCGATTCAGCCTATTATCTACCAGGAAATGTTGCACTGTTTAGCCCACTTACATCCGTTCCGAAGGAGAGGCTCGCGCCCCAAGAATAGTCAAGACCGGCTTGAAAATGTGCAGAATAATTGCCTTGTTCCCATCGTTCAGGATCATGATGCACGAACTTCCCGCTCCCCACAAACCAAAATTCCCTCCTGTACCCGGATTCCCTTTCCTGGTACGCTACCAACAGCGGCCGGGGAGGCACCAATAAGAGGTCCAGTATCCAGCTATCAAGGACTGTGCCTCATCATATCCTGTTGGAGTAAAAGAGGGCGATGGAGGTGAGAAAGCCGTTGACTATCTGGACGATATTAGTAATGTCACTACCGTAACGCCGCAGCCGCCCTGTCAGCGCGAATCGTCGAACAATGCGGTGTGTTTGTGCGCAGGTGGCCGTCTCAATTAGTGCTACAATGCCAGTACGGCAGAATGCAGTGGGTTCCATTTCCGTTAAAATTCTGTCTCACCACAAGGCCGGAAACTggcagggggtggtgctgggcaCATGTgtgtggaggagatggtgacAGGACATTATTTGGGGATGTCCGCCACAGCATCGCTTGACAAGCGAATGAAGAGCCACACCATTCTTCAATGGGCCAGGCAGAACATGTCAGACGGGAGCGCGTTGGCGACCAGATTCTTGGGACAACAATCCTCCGACTTTTGTTGCATCGAATCTGGTGCCTGTGTCTGAATAAACGACTGGATGGAGCCGTCACTGCCATTGATGGCTTTGCACGTAAACTCGGATAATTCTGCTCACTCCGGACCCGAGAGTAACAGCAATACCGGTGCTGCCCTCACCACACTGGCGAGGAAGCATATTGCTTTTTGACGTGAGTAGCCCGCCGGCGGTGGGAAAGAGTTGCCGGCGGCTTTTCGGTTGGTCTGATAGTGACAAAGGCTGAAGGCTGCATCATTGTGAGACCATCTCCACAGCTGCTGTGATCGCTGTCGCACCACTGCTGCCATCTTAGACACCAGGATCGGAACATTGCAAACCAGATGCCGTGTGTAGGCCACACAGAACCACCATTGTCAGCATCGGACTAGAGTTTGTGTCTTCTCGCAAAAGGGTACGAAAGACTAGAATCATCAAGAGTTCTGTCGTGTGATGTTGCCTTGCTCAGCACGTGATTTGGACTTGGTATCTCGGTTCCATCGATGATCACGGCAGTACCTTAGCTCTCAGACCCTGAGCCTCGTCTGGCCTGGGTTGGGATCGGCATCGATGTGTCGTAGCTTCGCGCGGAACATACTAGACGGCGCTTCTTCGGATCGGAACGGGTTGACTCCAACCCACTGGAAAAGAAACCAGGTCGGGAGCTGATTCTGGTCAAGCAGATTGCTGCACGCAAGGGATGCCGGGATCCAAGACGCGTGTTTCGCCGCGTCTGCTATGCTGATCACCCTTCTTATGTGCTTTAAGAAGGAAGGGCGAGCTGTGATACGGCAGCTTTGAAGTCGGGACCGAGACTCGCATCAAAAACCGAGGATCTGTCTGTAAAGTATTAAGTGTCGGTTCCACGCCGTGAGAAAGTTGTTGACCTCTCACTTTCAGCTTCTGAATGTCCTGCAGAGCATCGTCAGTCAATGATGCAGCTACGTGGCCGTCTGGAGGTTGAGACAATCTTGATATGCCCATCGCCTGGCCCATTCATTCGACCAACGAGTAGACATCGAAATCAAGCCGTTCACCAGAGCCAGCAGACGTGGAATCTCTACAAGGCCAGCCAGGCCGGGCCGAGGGTTCCACGGGGCAGAGACATGATAAACGCCAACTGGAGCTGCATCTGGTTGGTCTGAAAAGTTGttgcccaccaccgcaaAAGTTGACTGATATGGAAGACGTTGGATTATGATTCCACCCCCAAGCGGGTGGGGCTTAGAACAAAACGGCGTCCTTGTGTAGCGATGGCGTTCCTTTGTGTTCCCGAACATGGAAGAGGCTCGCGCTACTGAGCATACCACAGGAAGATACTCCATAAGCTGGAAATGGCGTTGCAGGCTGGATTGGCCGTCCTTGAGCCCTGTGGTTTTGGCGGATCGCAGGCGAAGACGGAAGCCACCAATTGCAAGCAGGGCATTGCGTTGGTGTTCCCAGTCGGCATCGAGAAGGTTGCATCCCGAGATCGGGAGCAGTTTCAGCGGGAAGAACAGCCTGGAACCCCTGCCTCCCCGAGAGCCCCGCcaggccaccaccagctggCCCCAGCTGCCTCTCTGGTGCCCAATCACCACTTCCAAAATGACCCCGCCAAACACAGATTTGGTGCAACAGCCCGCCTGATGTCATCTTGCGCGCGTACCTGGTGAAGACACACGGACTGCTCGGCTTCGGGACCACGCGTTCAGTTTTGCAGCAGAGTGAACAGTGTCTCGCGCGGTTGCTCGAGACGGATTCTGTCAACATGACAACGTGAGTCAACTGTCGTGGTACTTGTTATTGACATCAGGCTGACAGCggggcagcaacaacatcctgTCGCTCCCCTTTCGAAAGTCCGTACAactctcactctcctcctcgcttcGACAGTACATCTCCAAGAAGTATGACCAACACCCGGACATGTTCCGTCATGACCTCGAGGTCATTGACTCCCTCCGCCGCGATGCCGTCAATACGCGCGAACCCCACTCGACCGGTATCAGGAAACTCCAAACTTATGCCGCCCAACTGGTTTGGATGAGCGGGAAATTCCCAATTGATGTGGGTGCAACGATATCCCTCCCTTGACCACGCATTTCTGATTATTTATTTCTTGGCCAGATTGGCGTCGACTTTACATGGTACCCGGCCCTGGGCTACCACACCGAGCACCCCCTCGTACAGAACAATCTCCAATACGAGCTCCTGAACATTCTCTACAACCTCGCTGCTCTGTATTCACAACTGGCGATATCGTCGAACCGAAGTGACACCAAGGGGCTGAAGACTGCTGCGAGCTTCTTCTCTCAGGCCGCCGGCGTGCTATCCCATATGAAGAAGGAAGTCCTCCCTGAATTGCGCATGGCCAACCCACCAGACGATATGGACGAGGCCACGTTGGAAGCATTGACTCAGCTCTTCCTTGCCCAAAGTCAAGAGTGTTTCTGGCAGAAGGCCGTCATGGACCAATACAAGGATGCTTCCATCGCCAAGCTGGCTGCTCGCGTGTCTGACCTCTACAACTTGGCAGTGGAGGCAGCCATGCAGAGTGAAGCCATCAGCTCTGCCTGGATCCACCACATGAGCgccaagcaccaccactttgccgccgctgcccaGTACCGCGCTGCTCGTGATTGCTTGGAGAAGAAACGATACGGCGAGGAGGTAGCTCGGCTGAAAGACGCTGTCAACTGCGTCACTGAAGGTCTTAAGGAGTGCAAAGGCGGCTACATTAGCAAGGCTGTCGTTGACGATCTCCATGGCCTCAAGAAGCGCGTTGAAGAGGACTTGAAAAGGGCCGAAAAGGACAACGACATCATCTACCTGCAAATCGTGCCGCCAAAACCTGAGCTCAAGATCCTCGAGCGTGCTAACATGGCGGTAGCGAGTGTTCCATCGCAGGTCGCAAAGCCTTTCGAATATTTCGGGGATCATGCCGAATTTGGACCTGCCCTGTTCACCAAACTTGTGCCGTTCTCGGTTCATGTCGCTGTGTCCATCTATGAGGAGCGAAGAGATCGCCTTGttaacaacaacatcatcgccGAGTTGGAAACCATGACAGACAGGCTCCACGAGATTCTTTCGAGTTTAAACTTGCCCGGGTCATTGCAGGCTCTTGAGAAGCCGCTTGGTTTACCCGGTACCCTTGTGCAGCACGCCGAGGAGATTCGACAAGCCGATGCGCTGAACAAACTGCAGCGTGGTTTCGCCGATGTCGAGAAGCTTTGCGCCAGTGACAAGGCTGTGTTTGAAGAAGGGAAGGCTCTTCTggccgccgaggaagaagaagaccacgCCTTGAGGCTCAAATATGGCACACAAAGGTGGGCAAGGCCCGAGTCGAGGGCTGACTCCAGTCATGACGGTGGGGCCAAGCTGTGGAACCAAGCAGGTGACATCGACGGATACTTTGCTTCGAGTACGTCTAGTGATGCTGTGGTTCGAGAGAAGTTTGCTGCGGTCAAGGAaaccctcgccatcctcgccggccCAGACCGTGGTATGATGGATTACATCCCCAACAGTCGCAGAACCGAGATCCCGGAACTCCTCAAACCAGCCATAGGACGGCTGCGGGGAGTATACAACGACGTATTACGGCTGGagtcaaggaggaggaagcggaTCGAGTCTCTTCGTGCCAGGAGCCGGGCCGATGACATTAAGGGCGACATCATGGCTGAGGCGGCGCGTCTTGAAAGGACATACCCCAACACTCCCATCGTGCCAGCTCACTTTGAGGACTTCTTTGACAAGCGCCTGGACAGTCTTTATGAGTCTGAACTTGAGGCTCTCGAGAAGGAACAGGCCGATCAGGAAAAGATTATGAGCGAGATCCAGCGGGCCAACCGTGACTTTGAGTCGCAGAAGAAAGTTATTGGCGAGAGCGGCAATCGGGAGCGGGAAAAGGCCCTGCAGAGATTGGATAATGCTTACTACAAGTACAAGGAGATTGTTAGTAATATCGAGGTTGGGCGGAAGTTCTACAATGACCTCAGTCGTATTGTTGAGCAATTCCGCAACCAGGCGCGCAGCTGGGTGAACGAAAGGAGACAGGAGGCGAGGATGTTGGAGGAGTATGTTGCCCTTTCTTCCCTCCTGACCGTTCAATAACTATTACTGACAAGCTCTTCCAGTGAACTCTCGATGCCACCGCTAGCATCGCTTAGTATGCGATCCAACCAGCCCCAGTCGCCTCCGCCGCAAGCGTACCAGTCCCCGGCTCCCTCGTCGTACTACATGCAGTCGCCGCAACGGCAGCCTGTTAGGGCGCCTGGTGTTCACAGTCCTCCTGTTGAGGCGCAGATTCAGAGCTGGGCGGATAATgtgccacagcagcagcctaAGCCGATGCCACCTATTGCTTCGATGCAAGGGGCTTGGATGCCGAATATGGGCATCAAGTTCTCTGAGGCAGGTGCAGGTGGCTCGGGGGGTAGTCCAGGACAGGGTCAGCAGCAGGGTGGTGGGAGCTCTTCGGGGCCTGTGAGGGGGACATGGGATCCTAACAGTGGGATTAGGTTCGGTTGATCTGCGGAGGAGTGTGTGGTAGTGGGACATGTTGTACAAAAGAACCTTGGACGTGCTTTTCCTGGCTTGGATAGGTAGATCAAACTACGACTGCTGTTGTTAAGTGATAATCCCTTTAATCGGAGCTGGAATTGTGCCATACTGTCGGGCTAACGTAGCGCCGTCACAATGATAGTCCCCGAATACCTTGTTCCCGATCGCTGACCAATGGTGTTGGTTACATGATCTGGTTCCACTCGCCCAAAAGTCAGCTACGTAATCATCGACGAGGATTGGTGAAGTGGACAGACTTGGCATGATGCATGGAAATGGAGCCTGGGATGATCGAGAACTACATAAACCGATTGTTCCTCCCGGGTTAGGCTTCATTACTTGCATTACATCACTCCACcgtgacaagaagaagcccaacgacacaacagcagcaacatatTCAACCATGGCCACCAACCAAGTCACCCGCTGGGTCACCAACCAAGATGGCATCGAAAACCTCACCAAAGAAACAATCCCTATGCCCACCCCCGCCAAGGGTGAAGTGCTGGTGAAAATCTTGGCTGTCTCGCTCAACTACCGCGACACCGAGGTCGTGAACGGGCTATACAACTACTACGACAAACCCGGCACTCCCAAGAAACCCTTAGTTCCTGTGTCAGACATGTGCGGGACTGTCGTCTCTGTCGGCGACGACAACAGCCCCTGGAAGGCAGGTGATAGGGTTGTCTCGACGTTTTTGCAGTCCCATCTCACCGGTCAGGTTTACCCTGAGCACTT is from Podospora pseudopauciseta strain CBS 411.78 chromosome 5 map unlocalized CBS411.78m_5.2, whole genome shotgun sequence and encodes:
- the RIM20 gene encoding pH-response regulator protein palA/rim20 (COG:S; EggNog:ENOG503NUZ5) codes for the protein MTTNNILSLPFRKSVQLSLSSSLRQYISKKYDQHPDMFRHDLEVIDSLRRDAVNTREPHSTGIRKLQTYAAQLVWMSGKFPIDIGVDFTWYPALGYHTEHPLVQNNLQYELLNILYNLAALYSQLAISSNRSDTKGLKTAASFFSQAAGVLSHMKKEVLPELRMANPPDDMDEATLEALTQLFLAQSQECFWQKAVMDQYKDASIAKLAARVSDLYNLAVEAAMQSEAISSAWIHHMSAKHHHFAAAAQYRAARDCLEKKRYGEEVARLKDAVNCVTEGLKECKGGYISKAVVDDLHGLKKRVEEDLKRAEKDNDIIYLQIVPPKPELKILERANMAVASVPSQVAKPFEYFGDHAEFGPALFTKLVPFSVHVAVSIYEERRDRLVNNNIIAELETMTDRLHEILSSLNLPGSLQALEKPLGLPGTLVQHAEEIRQADALNKLQRGFADVEKLCASDKAVFEEGKALLAAEEEEDHALRLKYGTQRWARPESRADSSHDGGAKLWNQAGDIDGYFASSTSSDAVVREKFAAVKETLAILAGPDRGMMDYIPNSRRTEIPELLKPAIGRLRGVYNDVLRLESRRRKRIESLRARSRADDIKGDIMAEAARLERTYPNTPIVPAHFEDFFDKRLDSLYESELEALEKEQADQEKIMSEIQRANRDFESQKKVIGESGNREREKALQRLDNAYYKYKEIVSNIEVGRKFYNDLSRIVEQFRNQARSWVNERRQEARMLEDELSMPPLASLSMRSNQPQSPPPQAYQSPAPSSYYMQSPQRQPVRAPGVHSPPVEAQIQSWADNVPQQQPKPMPPIASMQGAWMPNMGIKFSEAGAGGSGGSPGQGQQQGGGSSSGPVRGTWDPNSGIRFG
- a CDS encoding uncharacterized protein (COG:Q; EggNog:ENOG503NZPZ), coding for MEGLTLILLYLAIPSLVYSAIQQILSWKKKKSVTTVAKFPGPKQYPFVGRIHDLPRFSMWLKFKEWADEHGPIFQTRAVDQTFIIVSDEKIAEELLVKRGHIYSGRPQIRSLINHKEGVGYSALMDRHDTWKTQRKWAHAAMAEAYKHHFYGHCEKEMKRYLGLLLIDPARFLDYTREYCGRVMSRLAWDDATQGKANGDSADTTLHCMSVSGPITNTVTPLWHLPSFMNPWYNFEIKREKEQRAWWLNNFRLAKDRMLKGTLPNDTWAYRYFEQLKREGNESLDQEEEQEIFASCMIGFVNLVGVVTISGPLKFFLMAMALHPEWQRKAQEEIDRVCGDRMPTMKDFPDLPTVRACLKETVRWRSGVPLGVPHQAERDDVFRGVPIKKGTIILACEWSLNRVPEKYPDGDNFRPERWLEPGWPTYQEPLTRYPNFREGQAMHSFGWGRRTCLGQNIVDDEMFVFGASYLWAFKSGPKICPRTGVPVPIDTQATNSHVILEPLPYHLSFKVRSEERARLILSNYQEVMGELKV